A genomic segment from Colletotrichum higginsianum IMI 349063 chromosome 5, whole genome shotgun sequence encodes:
- a CDS encoding Short chain dehydrogenase reductase family, translated as MSKFQGQAIAITGAASGIGLAVAKHLASMGAKLSLTDSSRNALEEAANSIAAGVGQDRLFHHVADVRDAAAVHVWIEKTLKYLVGTDVQSRSSSPSIVVFGSTSSLTSGANVSAYATSKHAVIGLTRAAAMDAAPYGIRVNAVCP; from the exons CCAAATTTCAAGGCCAAGCCATTGCCATCACTGGTGCGGCATCCGGCATAGGGCTGGCCGTGGCAAAACACCTTGCTTCTATGGGTGCAAAGTTATCATTGACCGACTCTTCGCGGAACGCATTGGAGGAAGCGGCCAATTCGATCGCTGCAGGGGTTGGTCAAGACCGGCTATTTCACCACGTGGCTGATGTCCGAGACGCAGCTGCGGTGCATGTTTGGATCGAGAAGACA CTGAAGTATCTTGTTGGCACCGATGTGCAAAGCAGGTCGTCGTCACCCTCGATTGTGGTTTTTGGCAGCACCTCGTCGCTCACAAGTGGTGCCAACGTATCCGCATACGCCACGAGCAAGCATGCGGTTATTGGTCTCACTCGTGCTGCTGCCATGGACGCTGCACCGTACGGCATCCGCGTGAATGCGGTTTGTCCGTGA
- a CDS encoding Catalase/peroxidase HPI, with protein sequence MHAKLSSCLLAASALLPAVAAEGCPFAKRDGSVSSELPKRETAAGFGRCSTISNQAGGGTRSQDWWPCQLRLDVLRQFQPTTNPYGDDFDYTEAFNSLDYDALKKDLHDLMTDSQEWWPADFGHYGGLFIRMAWHSAGTYRAIDGRGGGGMGQQRFAPLNSWPDNQNLDKARRLLWPIKAKYGNKISWADLMLLTGNVALESMGFTPLGFAAGRPDTWQADESVYWGGETTFVPNGNDVRYNGSTDINERADKLEKPLGATHMGLIYVNPEGPNASSDPAASAKDIRVAFDRMGMNDEETVALIAGGHAFGKTHGAVSGDNIGPEPEAADIGEMGLGWHNRVGDGNGVNQMTSGLEVTWTKTPTKWSNGFLESLLNNKWTLVTSPAGAHQWEAVNGTLDYPDPFDATKFRKATMLTSDLALINDPSYLNITTRWLDHPQELADAFAKAWFKLLHRDLGPVSRYLGPEIPKETFGWQDPLPAREGDLIDDADVAKLKADILAAPGLDVSKLASVAWASASTFRTSDKRGGANGARIALEPQVNWVSNNPKQLAEVLDALKKIQSAFNTGAKKVSLADLIVLGGSAAVEKAAKDAGVASASVPFVPGRVDATQEQTDVRAFSFLEPQADGFRNYGRGTARARTEEILVDKAAQLTLTAPELTVLVGGLRALGAVYDGSNTGVLTATKGKLTNDYFKNLLDISTTWTKAAADDAELWKGLDRKTKAEKWTATRADLVFGSHAELRAISEVYASADANDKFVRDFIAAWTKVMNLDRFDLKKY encoded by the exons atGCACGCCAAACTGTCGAGCTGCCTTTTGGCGGCCTCCGCCCTCCTgccggccgtcgccgccgagggctgCCCCTTTGCCAAGCGGGACGGGTCCGTCAGCAGCGAGCTCCCCAAGAGAGAGACCGCCGCgggcttcggccgctgctctACCATCAGCaaccaggccggcggcggcacccgCAGCCAGGACTGGTGGCCCTGCCAgctccgcctcgacgtcctgCGCCAGTTCCAGCCCACGACGAACCCGTACGGCGACGACTTTGACTACACCGAGGCCTTTAACTCTCTTGATT ACGATGCCCTCAAGAAGGACCTGCACGACCTGATGACCGACTCCCAGGAGTGGTGGCCTGCCGACTTTGGCCACTACGGCGGTCTCTTCATCCGCATGGCCTGGCATAGCGCCGGCACTTATCGCGCCATcgacggccgaggtggcgGTGGAATG GGCCAGCAACGATTCGCTCCACTCAACAGCTGGCCAGACAACCAGAACCTCGACAAGGCGCGCCGCCTGTTGT GGCCTATCAAGGCAAAGTATGGCAACAAGATCTCGTGGGCGGACCTGATGCTCCTGACGGGcaacgtcgccctcgagtcCATGGGCTTCACGCCCCttggcttcgccgccggccgcccgGACACCTGGCAGGCCGACGAGTCCGTCTACTGGGGCGGCGAGACGACCTTTGTGCCCAACGGCAACGACGTTCGCTACAACGGCAGCACCGACATCAACGAGCGcgccgacaagctcgagaagccgCTGGGCGCCACCCACATGGGCCTCATCTACGTCAACCCCGAAGGCCCCAACGCCAGCtccgacccggccgcctcggccaaggaTATCCGCGTCGCCTTTGACCGCATGGGCATGAACGACGAGGAGACTGTCGCCCTGATTGCCGGCGGCCACGCCTTTGGCAAGACGCACGGAGCCGTTTCTGGTG ACAACATCGGCCCCGAGCCTGAGGCTGCCGACATTGGCGAGATGGGTCTCGGATGGCACAACcgcgttggcgacggcaacggcgtcaaCCAGATGACCAGCGGACTCGAGGTCACTTGGACCAAGACCCCTACCAA ATGGAGCAACGGTTTCTTGGAGTCTCTCCTGAACAACAAGTGGACCCTTGTCACCAGCCCTGCCGGCGCTCACCAGTGGGAGGCCGTCAACGGCACCCTCGACTACCCGGACCCCTTTGACGCCACCAAGTTCCGCAAGGCCACCATGCTCACGAGCGACCTGGCCCTGATCAACGACCCGTCCTAcctcaacatcaccacccgCTGGCTCGACCACCCGcaggagctcgccgacgccttcgCCAAGGCCTGGTTCAAGCTCCTCCACCGCGACCTCGGCCCCGTCTCCCGCTACCTCGGCCCCGAGATCCCCAAGGAGACCTTCGGCTGGCAGGACCCCCTGCCCGCGCGCGAGGGCGACCtgatcgacgacgccgacgtcgccaagctcaaggccgacatcctcgccgcccccggcctcgacgtctccaagctcgcctccgtcgcctgggcctcggcctcgaccttcCGCACCTCGGACAAGCGCGGCGGTGCCAACGGCGCCCgcatcgccctcgagcccCAGGTCAACTGGGTCTCCAACAACCCCaagcagctggccgaggtcctcgacgccctcaagAAGATCCAGTCCGCCTTCAACACCGGCGCCAAGAAGgtctccctcgccgacctcatcgtcctcggaggcagcgccgccgtcgagaaggccgccaaggacgccggcgtcgcctccgcctccgtccCCTTCGTCcccggccgcgtcgacgccaCCCAGGAGCAGACCGACGTCCGCGCCTTCAGCTTCCTCGAGCCCCAGGCCGACGGCTTCCGCAACTACGGCCGCGGcaccgcccgcgcccgcacCGAGGagatcctcgtcgacaaggccgccCAGCTGACCCTCACCGCCCCCGAGCTgaccgtcctcgtcggcggcctccgcgccctcggcgccgtctacGACGGCTCCAACACCGGCGTCCTCACCGCCACCAAGGGCAAGCTGACCAACGACTACTTCAAGAACCTGCTCGACATCTCCACCACCTggaccaaggccgccgccgacgacgccgagctctGGAAGGGCCTCGACCGCAagaccaaggccgagaagtgGACCGCCACccgcgccgacctcgtcttcggctcCCACGCCGAGCTGCGCGCCATCTCCGAGGTCTACGCcagcgccgacgccaacgacAAGTTCGTCCGCGACTTCATCGCCGCCTGGACAAAGGTCATGAACCTCGACCGCTTCGACCTGAAGAAGTACTAA
- a CDS encoding Glutathione-dependent formaldehyde-activating enzyme, producing MSPISLDVSCLCGAVAQQVKSRGSSDAVTIELSIGHSDMDRHATGILCASYYPIGEPDVSKGTAAHDGADGWTRFFCLTCGCHVFRRKTAAGQAEWEAATGVLVSSTGDNADDGDGDARFAKHTSVSDTKDGGLSVWLPQIDGRALEAATQDADPAAKERAHSSPLPPLSSLVPANTLPASCACGRVSFHITRPDERSQLPHSGFPDLQYAACSHSADFMSNPEKVKWWIRADGTKYLAGTCACRSCRLISGFEIQTWAFVPRENIVFHVPGPDGSSFYSYSSPSSAGTGAISLPLDFATLPAGILRTYESSPGVLREFCGACGATVFWHDKWRPDVIDVSVGLLRAQEGARAESWLDWWTDRCSFEEETETGRTGEPSRIARKLVDGLERGLRSWAQSR from the coding sequence ATGTCCCCGATATCGCTAGACGTCTCTTGCCTGtgcggcgccgtcgcccagcAAGTCAAGTCCCGCGGCAGCTCCGACGCAGTGACCATCGAGTTGTCCATTGGCCACAGCGACATGGACAGACACGCCACCGGTATCCTGTGCGCCTCGTACTACCCCATCGGGGAGCCCGATGTCTCCAAGGGCACTGCGGCacacgacggcgccgacgggtGGACGAGGTTCTTCTGTCTGACCTGCGGATGCCACGTCTTTCGCCGGAAGACGGCGGCTGGCCAGGCGGAgtgggaggcggcgacgggggtCTTGGTCTCCAGCACCGGAGACAACGccgatgatggagatggagatgccCGCTTCGCCAAGCACACGTCGGTCTCGGACACCAAAGACGGCGGCCTCTCCGTGTGGCTACCCCAGATCGACGGGCGCGCGCTGGAGGCCGCGACGCAGGACGCGGACCCAGCGGCCAAGGAACGAGCACACTCGTCGCCTCTGCCCCCGTTGTCGTCCCTCGTCCCGGCCAACACGCTCCCGGCGTCGTGTGCCTGCGGTAGAGTGAGCTTCCACATCACCCGCCCGGACGAGCGGAGCCAGCTCCCGCACTCGGGCTTCCCGGACCTTCAGTACGCCGCCTGCTCGCACTCGGCAGACTTCATGAGCAACCCGGAGAAGGTCAAGTGGTGGAtccgcgccgacggcacAAAGTATCTCGCGGGCACCTGCGCGTGTCGCTCGTGCCGGCTCATCTCGGGCTTCGAGATCCAGACGTGGGCGTTCGTGCCCCGCGAGAACATTGTCTTCCACGTCCCGGGACCGGATGGGTCTTCCTTCTACTCCtactcctccccctcctccgccggcaccggcgccatctctctccctctAGACTTCGCGACGCTACCGGCCGGCATCCTCCGGACCTACGAGTCGTCGCCCGGCGTGCTGCGCGAGTTCTGCGGCGCGTGCGGCGCGACGGTCTTCTGGCACGACAAGTGGCGGCCGGACGTCATCGACGTCAGCGTCGGACTGCTGCGCGCGCAGGAGGGCGCGAGGGCGGAGTCGTGGCTCGACTGGTGGACGGACAGGTGCAGcttcgaggaggagacggagacgggtCGGACGGGAGAGCCGTCGCGCATTGCGAGGAAGCTGGTCGACGGTCTGGAACGAGGGCTGCGTTCATGGGCGCAATCAAGGTGA